AAAATAACTGCCCCAGCAAATGCCAGCAAAAAAGAGTTTACCTGTGATGAATAGGCTCCAATTGCTGCGTATGCAAAAGAAATACCTGAATTAGACAATAAAATCAATAAAATAAAGCGATTTAGAGGCATGCGTCCAATACCTGCAGCCAAAACCGAAGCTTCTGCTAAAACAGGAACTGCACGTGATATAATAATGATCCAGTCACCATACTTATTTTGAAGCTTTCGAAGCTTTAAAAGCTCATTCTTGCCTACTAATTTTTCTGAAATAGGATTTCCAAGTTCTGATCCTAACCAGTAGCCAATAATGCAGCTAACAGTCATTCCTGCAAGTGAAATTAGTGTACCAAAAATAAAACCCAGAAAATAACCTCCTGCAGTACTAACTATGCTTGAAGGAACTGGAGCTAAAATATCAATAGATAAAAGCCCTAAAATAACAATT
This genomic interval from Methanobacterium sp. contains the following:
- a CDS encoding VTT domain-containing protein, coding for MESHVQSKIKWTFLVFGILLLILIPFLIFGESIENWTDYFLNSSHSNLLMGIVILGLLSIDILAPVPSSIVSTAGGYFLGFIFGTLISLAGMTVSCIIGYWLGSELGNPISEKLVGKNELLKLRKLQNKYGDWIIIISRAVPVLAEASVLAAGIGRMPLNRFILLILLSNSGISFAYAAIGAYSSQVNSFLLAFAGAVILPFIVMLILKLKSD